From Candoia aspera isolate rCanAsp1 chromosome 4, rCanAsp1.hap2, whole genome shotgun sequence, a single genomic window includes:
- the GRIN2D gene encoding glutamate receptor ionotropic, NMDA 2D yields MSLPPGTPAARMLFVMALACASPFLDLRRRTINIPIIFSGSTYTPESARFSPEDFRNFSMEINPIPVVLNDTNPRSLIVRLCDVLSSLHIHGVVFEDDTRTEDVAQILDFISAQTSVPIIGINGGSAIVLTPKEKGSTFLQLGSSTKQQLQVMFAVLEQYDWTAFAIITTLFPGYEDFVDYIEVLTDSSFIGWERRSTVTLNLTDDPDGARLKRQLRDVNARICLLYCSREEAESIFRAAREVKLTGPGYIWFMAGANFGRTAYLPEELPEGLFMVLSAGWKDDLYHRVQNGVAIIAKGAEALFQVYGSIPKFNSDCRAPNLTQFNENLHRYFMNVTWGDKDFSFNEDGYLINPSLAVISLSKHRTWEEVGRWERRILSMSRYRKFLQPVDDNKHLMVATLEERPFVIVDDIDPATKTCIRDSVPCHHPLNHTDSNQLKKRCCKGFCIDILKRLAKTLGFTYDLYLVTNGKHGKKVNGMWNGMIGEVFYKRADMAIGSLTINAERAEVIDFSVPFVETGISVMVSRSNGTVSPSAFLEPYSPAVWVMMFVMCLTVVAVTVFIFEYFSPVGYNRSLSNSKRTGGSKFTIGKSIWLLWALVFNNSVPVENPRGTTSKIMVLIWAFFAVIFLASYTANLAAFMIQEEYVDTVSGLSDQKFQRPQHHYPPLRFGTVPNGSTEKNIRNNYGEMHEYMGRYNQRSVEDALQNLQTGKLDAFIYDAAVLNYMARKEEGCKLVTIGSGKVFATTGYGIALQKGSKWKRPIDLALLQFLSDDEIELLERLWLSGICHNDKIEVMSSKLDIDNMAGVFYMLLVAMGLSLLVFAWEHLIYWKLRHCMRHTGRLDFLLAFSRGMYSCCSSEDPKIPDQQQLPILNHTYGPSRGAAPALPSPPGPPLPCSSFLPRERRIVERWRHARSPNCYKDLYPTTPAELPTAKPPRHSLKSPFSDGFHRFYGPIEPEGLSDHVSSKKMAPCQLSPPQPSRGLENPPSYFAIVREKESPDMPTVASGWQRKSLRGLYESFQAGKGTGRASEVKKYDGPSSSYATKSPCELERGSARPFGKERGRYGYTRLSYEDERSPPVPRYRHAEEASLPRAEPEAKCPTTSSRERSSRAHICRSHSHPLAVGASLHSQSHYVDFSDSDSDICERDSDGHSCWYQSPDYFCTYPSRERQLFATHKPLHYWSADKLAKCHGCHGPCQHCLSLEMLPPPTPPCHKEALHYLSCSEEHLERRLDWEHRHCSHYGCLVPRHRHGFHRRCHHHSCELGPAGGVLHPTSRSLEDLSSCHMMRCGASHRHQGGFSPEWLPRRVSRSGELFARRGSAHFSSLESEV; encoded by the exons ATGAGCCTGCCCCCGGGCACCCCCGCTGCTAGGATGCTCTTTGTTATGGCTCTGGCCTGCGCCAGCCCTTTCCTGGATCTGCGGCGACGAACCATCAACATTCCCATTATTTTCAGTGGTTCCACCTACACACCCGAAAGTGCCCGGTTCTCACCTGAGGATTTTCGCAATTTCTCAATGGAGATCAACCCCATCCCTGTAGTTCTGAATGATACCAACCCTCGTAGCCTAATTGTACGGCTCTGTGATGTCCTCTCCTCCTTGCATATCCATGGAGTAGTTTTTGAGGATGACACACGTACAGAGGATGTAGCCCAGATCCTGGACTTCATCTCAGCACAGACCTCAGTTCCAATCATTGGCATCAATGGAGGATCAGCCATTGTTCTTACTCCCAAG GAGAAAGGATCAACTTTCCTGCAGCTCGGTTCCTCAACCAAACAACAGTTGCAGGTGATGTTTGCGGTCCTGGAACAATATGACTGGACAGCATTTGCCATCATTACGACCCTATTTCCTGGCTATGAAGATTTTGTAGATTACATTGAGGTCCTGACCGACAGCAGCTTCATTGGATGGGAGCGCCGCAGCACTGTGACCCTTAACCTCACTGATGACCCTGATGGAGCCCGTCTGAAACGCCAGCTCCGGGACGTAAATGCCCGTATCTGCCTTCTCTATTGTTCCCGTGAAGAAGCAGAAAGCATCTTCCGTGCCGCTCGCGAAGTCAAGCTTACTGGCCCTGGATATATTTGGTTCATGGCAGGCGCCAATTTTGGTAGAACTGCATACCTGCCTGAGGAACTGCCCGAGGGTCTCTTCATGGTGCTTTCAGCAGGATGGAAAGATGATCTCTACCATAGAGTACAAAATGGTGTGGCCATAATCGCCAAAGGGGCTGAGGCCCTCTTCCAAGTCTACGGCTCAATTCCAAAATTCAACAGTGACTGCCGGGCACCCAATCTCACCCAATTCAATGAGAACCTACATCG ATACTTCATGAATGTCACATGGGGTGACAAGGACTTCTCCTTTAATGAGGATGGTTACCTGATCAATCCATCCTTGGCTGTAATCTCTCTCAGCAAACATCGGACTTGGGAGGAG GTGGGAAGGTGGGAGCGTCGAATCCTGAGCATGTCACGATATAGGAAATTCCTGCAACCAGTGGATGACAACAAGCACTTGATGGTGGCTACCTTGGAGGAAAGACCCTTTGTAATTGTAGATGACATTGATCCTGCCACCAAGACTTGCATCCGTGACTCGGTGCCCTGCCATCACCCTCTCAACCACACTGACAG CAATCAGTTGAAGAAGAGATGTTGCAAAGGGTTTTGCATCGACATCTTGAAGCGTTTGGCAAAAACTCTGGGCTTCACCTATGACCTCTACCTTGTCACCAACGGCAAACATGGGAAAAAAGTCAATGGCATGTGGAACGGCATGATTGGAGAG GTGTTTTACAAGCGAGCTGACATGGCAATTGGATCCCTGACCATCAATGCAGAAAGAGCTGAAGTCATAGATTTCTCGGTGCCCTTTGTCGAGACAGGAATCAGCGTCATGGTGTCCCGCAGCAATGGAACCGTTTCACCTTCTGCCTTCCTAG AGCCTTACAGCCCTGCTGTTTGGGTGATGATGTTTGTCATGTGCCTGACGGTCGTTGCAGTGACTGTCTTCATCTTCGAATATTTCAGCCCAGTGGGCTACAATCGCAGCCTCAGCAACAGCAAGC GCACTGGAGGCTCTAAGTTCACCATTGGAAAGTCAATCTGGCTGCTGTGGGCATTGGTGTTTAATAATTCTGTGCCTGTGGAGAACCCCAGAGGCACCACCAGCAAGATCATGGTGCTGATCTGGGCATTCTTTGCCGTAATCTTCCTTGCCAGCTACACAGCCAACCTGGCTGCCTTTATGATCCAGGAGGAGTATGTTGACACTGTGTCTGGGCTCAGTGACCAGAAG TTCCAGAGACCCCAGCACCATTATCCTCCTTTGAGATTTGGCACAGTTCCCAATGGTAGCACCGAAAAAAATATCCGGAACAACTATGGGGAGATGCATGAATATATGGGGAGGTACAACCAGCGCAGTGTGGAAGATGCACTTCAGAATCTGCAGACTGG GAAGCTGGACGCCTTCATTTACGATGCGGCCGTCCTCAACTACATGGCCCGCAAGGAAGAAGGCTGCAAACTTGTCACAATAGGAAGTGGGAAAGTCTTTGCGACGACCGGCTATGGCATTGCGTTGCAAAAAGGATCCAAATGGAAACGGCCCATTGACCTGGCCCTGCTTCAGTTTCTCAGCGATG ATGAGATCGAGCTCCTGGAGCGCCTGTGGCTTTCAGGGATTTGCCACAATGACAAAATTGAGGTGATGAGCAGTAAACTGGATATAGACAATATGGCAGGTGTCTTCTACATGCTTTTGGTAGCCATGGGGCTAAGCCTGCTGGTCTTTGCCTGGGAACACCTCATCTACTGGAAACTGCGTCACTGCATGAGACACACGGGCCGGCTGGATTTTCTGCTCGCCTTCAGCAGG GGCATGTACAGTTGTTGTAGCAGCGAAGACCCCAAAATACCAGACCAGCAGCAGTTGCCCATCCTGAATCATACCTACGGACCATCACGAGGTGCGGCCCCAGCACTGCCCAGTCCCCCTGGGCCCCCACTCCCCTGTTCCAGCTTCCTGCCTCGTGAACGGCGCATTGTGGAGCGGTGGCGTCATGCCCGTAGCCCCAATTGTTACAAGGATTTGTACCCCACCACTCCTGCAGAGCTCCCTACCGCCAAACCCCCACGCCACAGCCTCAAGAGTCCTTTCTCTGATGGCTTCCACCGCTTCTATGGCCCCATTGAACCTGAAGGCCTCTCAGATCATGTCAGCAGCAAAAAAATGGCACCCTGTCAGCTCTCTCCCCCACAGCCTTCCCGTGGGCTTGAAAACCCTCCGTCCTACTTTGCTATAGTGCGTGAAAAAGAGTCTCCAGACATGCCAACGGTGGCATCAGGTTGGCAACGCAAATCTCTCCGAGGTCTATATGAAAGTTTCCAAGCAGGGAAAGGGACTGGCCGAGCTTCAGAGGTGAAAAAATATGATGGTCCTTCAAGCAGTTATGCGACTAAAAGCCCTTGTGAGTTGGAGAGGGGCAGTGCCCGGCCTTTTGGGAAAGAGCGAGGCCGGTATGGCTACACCCGGCTGTCCTACGAGGATGAACGTTCCCCGCCTGTTCCCCGTTACCGACATGCTGAGGAGGCATCTCTGCCACGAGCTGAGCCGGAAGCTAAATGCCCCACCACATCAAGCCGCGAGAGGAGCTCCCGGGCTCACATCTGCCGCAGTCATTCCCATCCGCTTGCCGTTGGTGCCAGTTTGCACAGCCAAAGTCATTACGTGGACTTTTCGGACTCTGATTCCGACATCTGTGAGAGGGACAGTGATGGCCACAGCTGCTGGTACCAGTCACCAGATTATTTCTGTACCTACCCCTCCCGGGAGAGGCAGCTCTTTGCCACGCACAAGCCCCTGCACTACTGGTCGGCTGACAAGTTGGCAAAATGCCACGGATGTCACGGTCCTTGCCAGCACTGCCTGAGCTTGGAGATGCTCCCGCCACCCACTCCGCCATGCCACAAGGAAGCCTTGCACTATTTGAGCTGCtctgaagagcatctggaacGCCGGCTGGACTGGGAACACCGACACTGCAGCCACTACGGCTGCCTGGTTCCTCGGCATCGCCACGGTTTCCACCGACGCTGCCACCACCATTCCTGTGAGCTGGGGCCGGCTGGTGGAGTCCTCCACCCGACCTCCCGCAGTCTGGAGGACCTCAGCTCCTGCCACATGATGCGCTGTGGGGCTTCCCACCGACACCAGGGTGGCTTCTCACCGGAGTGGCTGCCACGCCGGGTGAGTCGAAGCGGGGAGCTTTTTGCCAGGCGTGGCTCAGCCCATTTCTCCAGCCTGGAGTCCGAGGTATGA